The following proteins are encoded in a genomic region of Pyrus communis chromosome 11, drPyrComm1.1, whole genome shotgun sequence:
- the LOC137707666 gene encoding cysteine desulfurase, mitochondrial-like, producing MSGTRCSTEQILDDFLFHTPTLERVVPPVSLHLCIPFPFATFLLIRRQTLTTKPASTASDFVRTLSTAVAVAETYDDPDGVSMKGVKISGRPLYLDMQATSSVDPRVVDAMLPYYLTRYGNPHSRTHMYGWESDSAVETARAQVADLIGASPKEIVFTSGATECNNISIKGVMHFYKDKKRHVITTQTEHKCVLDSCRHLQQEGYNVTYLPVKTDGLIDLDELRSSIRPDTGLVSVMAVNNEIGVIQLMEEIGEICKEFKIPFHTDAAQVLGKIPIDVDKWNVSLMSLSGHKVYGPKGIGALYMRRRPRIRVEPQMNGGGQERGIQSGTVPTPLVVGFGAACEIAKKEMEYDEKRVRALQNRMLKGIRKNLDMVVVNGSEERHYPGNLNRSAHKIVPNNSGTWCFVGMIAATVDVTFSDKITCCYCAIYMGIFGNAFVVGGDTIGIGTMGNSDETKLMIFW from the exons atgaGTGGAACGCGCTGTTCCACGGAACagattttggatgattttttgttcCACACCCCCACCCTGGAACGGGTTGTTCCAC CCGTTTCTCTTCACCTCTGCATCCCTTTCCCCTTCGCAACCTTCCTGCTCATCCGCCGCCAAACCCTAACCACAAAACCCGCCTCCACCGCCTCCGACTTCGTCCGCACCCTCTCCACCGCCGTCGCTGTCGCCGAAACCTACGACGACCCAGATGGAGTTTCAATGAAGGGGGTCAAAATTTCTGGCCGGCCTCTGTACCTGGACATGCAGGCCACGTCGTCGGTGGACCCCAGGGTTGTCGACGCCATGCTTCCTTACTACCTCACCCGGTACGGAAACCCCCACTCCCGGACCCACATGTACGGCTGGGAGTCCGACTCCGCCGTCGAGACCGCCCGCGCCCAGGTCGCCGACTTAATCGGCGCCTCCCCCAAAGAAATCGTCTTTACCTCTGGCGCCACCGAGTGCAACAACATCTCTATCAAGGGCGTCATGCACTTCTACAAGGACAAGAAGCGCCACGTCATCACCACCCAGACGGAGCATAAGTGCGTTCTGGATTCCTGCCGCCATCTCCAGCAGGAGGGATACAATGTGACCTACCTGCCGGTGAAGACCGACGGGCTTATCGACCTCGACGAGCTCCGCTCCTCGATTCGGCCCGATACAGGCCTCGTATCGGTCATGGCGGTGAACAACGAGATTGGGGTTATTCAGTTGATGGAGGAAATTGGGGAAATTTGCAAGGAGTTCAAAATTCCATTCCATACGGACGCGGCTCAAGTGCTTGGGAAGATCCCAATTGATGTGGACAAATGGAATGTGAGTTTGATGTCCCTTTCGGGGCACAAGGTTTACGGGCCGAAGGGGATCGGAGCTTTATACATGAGGAGGAGGCCAAGAATTCGGGTGGAGCCCCAAATGAATGGAGGTGGACAGGAGAGAGGGATTCAGAGCGGAACTGTTCCGACTCCATTGGTGGTAGGGTTTGGTGCGGCCTGCGAAATTGCGAAGAAGGAAATGGAGTATGATGAGAAGAGGGTAAGAGCGTTGCAGAATCGAATGTTGAAGGGAATCAGGAAGAACCTTGATATGGTTGTGGTGAATGGTAGCGAGGAGAGACATTACCCTGGAAATTTGAACCGTTCCGCCCATAAAATTGTACCAAACAACAGCGGAACAtgg TGCTTTGTCGGAATGATTGCTGCTACTGTTGATGTTACTTTTAGTGATAAAATCACATGCTGCTACTGTGCGATTTACATGG GAATTTTCGGCAATGCCTTTGTTGTTGGTGGAGACACCATTGGGATAGGAACAATGGGAAATTCTGATGAAACCAAGTTGATGATTTTTTGGTAG
- the LOC137709464 gene encoding probable glycerol-3-phosphate acyltransferase 3: protein MPMAFFLMPLFRIFFRKLRGLPRSVSSNNHATGVSPSQSKNHNLFGSLYSQRSNLTNQTWIVFDVEGALLKSSCLFNYFMLVAFEAGNFLRALVLFLLCPIIFFVGDELGLKIMVMVCFFGVKKDSFRIGTAVLPKFFLEDVGLEAFEVLQRGGNKVGVSKLPQVMIESFLKDYLEIDMVIGKELKAFGGYFLGIMEEEESHIVSPLWEEQEHGGDDNMGFDTIGISTSNKFNDHQLFSYCKEVYLVGDSDKRSWKNLPRDRYPKKLVFHDGRLALTPTPLETLAILMWLPLGIALAIFRIIVGKSLPYDVSFPLLCFSGLRLTLGGPKGQSETLPKDKPRGTLYVCNHRTLLDPLYICVALKKNLHAVTYSLSKMSEILSPIKTVRLTRNRHRDGKMMEKLLNQGDVVVCPEGTTCREPYLLRFSPLFTEISDEIIPVAINTHVGMFHGTTAGGLKCLDPLFYLMNPSPIYTVQLLEKVSGLSTCRDGNRSSFDVANYVQGEIGKSLGFECTKLTRRDKYLILAGNEGIASKCTI from the exons ATGCCCATGGCCTTTTTCTTGATGCCATTATTTCGCATTTTCTTTCGGAAACTCAGAGGTCTCCCCAGAAGTGTAAGCAGCAACAACCATGCAACCGGCGTATCACCAAGCCAGTCTAAAAATCACAACTTGTTCGGTTCTCTTTACTCTCAAAGATCGAACCTGACGAACCAAACTTGGATCGTCTTTGACGTTGAAGGAGCTCTACTGAAATCctcttgtttgtttaattacttCATGCTCGTGGCTTTTGAAGCTGGAAATTTCTTAAGGGCACTCGTTCTTTTCCTTTTATGCCCTATCATATTTTTCGTCGGTGACGAATTAGGGTTGAAAATAATGGTGATGGTCTGCTTCTTTGGGGTTAAGAAAGACAGCTTTAGAATTGGCACGGCTGTTTTGCCTAAGTTCTTCTTGGAAGATGTTGGGTTGGAAGCTTTTGAGGTGCTTCAAAGAGGTGGGAATAAAGTTGGTGTTAGTAAGCTACCGCAAGTAATGATCGAGAGCTTCTTAAAAGACTACTTGGAGATTGATATGGTGATCGGGAAGGAGCTAAAGGCGTTTGGCGGATACTTTTTGGGTATCATGGAGGAAGAGGAGAGCCATATTGTTTCGCCGCTTtgggaagaacaagaacatggTGGAGATGATAACATGGGCTTTGATACAATTGGTATCTCTACCTCCAACAAATTTAATGATCACCAACTATTCTCTTACTGCAAG GAAGTTTATCTAGTGGGAGATTCAGATAAGAGGAGCTGGAAGAACCTACCAAGAGACAGATACCCTAAGAAGCTCGTTTTCCATGATGGTCGATTGGCTCTCACACCAACCCCACTTGAAACCCTAGCAATATTGATGTGGTTACCACTAGGAATTGCCCTAGCAATCTTCAGAATCATCGTGGGGAAATCACTGCCTTACGACGTGTCGTTCCCTCTACTGTGTTTCAGTGGTCTACGACTGACTCTGGGAGGTCCAAAAGGCCAGAGTGAAACCCTTCCAAAGGACAAGCCTAGAGGTACGCTTTACGTTTGTAACCATAGAACCCTGCTAGACCCTCTCTACATTTGCGTCGCACTGAAGAAAAATCTACACGCTGTAACGTACAGCCTAAGCAAGATGTCTGAGATCCTCTCACCAATCAAGACCGTCCGATTAACAAGAAATCGCCATCGAGACGGAAAGATGATGGAGAAGTTGTTGAATCAAGGGGACGTCGTTGTTTGCCCCGAAGGAACGACATGTCGTGAACCCTACCTCCTTAGGTTTAGTCCCTTGTTTACAGAAATTAGTGACGAAATAATTCCTGTTGCAATCAACACCCACGTCGGCATGTTCCATGGCACAACTGCTGGCGGGCTCAAGTGCTTGGACCCACTTTTCTACCTGATGAACCCCTCACCGATCTACACCGTTCAGTTGCTGGAGAAGGTATCCGGGCTGTCCACTTGTCGTGATGGGAATAGATCAAGCTTTGATGTGGCTAATTACGTGCAAGGTGAGATTGGCAAATCATTAGGGTTTGAATGCACCAAGCTTACAAGGAGAGATAAATACTTAATTTTGGCCGGGAACGAAGGTATTGCTTCCAAATGTACAATTTAA